One Methanohalophilus mahii DSM 5219 genomic window carries:
- a CDS encoding ABC transporter ATP-binding protein: MVNINVKDICFSYSSTKILENVSVDFDSSSFVSIVGPNGAGKSTLLKCMNKILVPNSGDIHLDECNLQKMERMEVARNLAYVPQNSKRVFPTTVFETVLMGRRPHLGWFNSKNDTEKVWQVLEEMGLEDLALRNFDELSGGQQQKILIARALAQDTGVILLDEPTSDLDIWHQLDVMENVKKLVKKRNVTALMVVHDLNLASKYSDRILMLKDGKIVAAGDPSSVMTIDNIANVYGVEAHVHTLFDIPYVMPLKQIGAALNV, encoded by the coding sequence ATGGTAAACATAAACGTAAAGGATATCTGTTTTAGTTATTCCAGTACAAAAATACTGGAAAATGTTTCAGTAGATTTTGACAGTTCAAGTTTTGTAAGTATCGTGGGGCCCAATGGAGCGGGTAAATCGACATTACTTAAGTGTATGAATAAGATCCTTGTTCCAAACAGCGGGGACATTCATCTTGATGAATGCAACCTTCAGAAGATGGAACGTATGGAAGTTGCCCGAAACCTTGCTTATGTGCCCCAGAATTCAAAGAGAGTATTTCCGACCACAGTTTTTGAAACTGTACTAATGGGCAGGCGTCCTCATCTTGGGTGGTTTAATAGTAAAAATGATACAGAAAAAGTATGGCAGGTCCTTGAAGAAATGGGTCTGGAGGATCTGGCTTTACGCAACTTTGATGAGCTAAGCGGAGGTCAACAGCAAAAAATATTGATAGCCCGGGCACTGGCACAGGATACAGGTGTAATTCTGCTTGATGAACCAACCAGCGATCTTGATATCTGGCATCAGCTGGATGTAATGGAAAATGTGAAAAAGCTTGTCAAAAAAAGGAACGTTACAGCTTTGATGGTAGTCCATGATCTAAATCTTGCTTCCAAATATTCAGATAGAATATTGATGTTAAAGGACGGGAAGATTGTAGCTGCTGGTGACCCTTCATCGGTTATGACAATTGATAATATCGCAAATGTATATGGAGTGGAAGCTCATGTACATACACTTTTTGATATTCCGTATGTGATGCCACTTAAACAAATAGGAGCTGCGTTAAATGTTTAA
- a CDS encoding 2-isopropylmalate synthase, translating to MRNKEITIFDTTLRDGEQTPGVSLTTKQKLNIATQLDKLGVDTIEAGFPIASEGDKESVKSIAEAGLTSEICGLARVLTKDIDACIDAGVDMVHTFVSTSDIQREHTIRKSREEVQQMATQAVGYVKDHGLRCMFSAMDATRTDLDYLVAIYRAAEEAGCDIINVPDTVGVMSPSGMYNMISDLRQQISIPIDTHCHNDFGLAVSNSLMAIEAGANQAQVTINGLGERAGNADLAETVMSLKSIYGASLNINTEYIVETARMVERYTAVPITAHRPVVGENAFAHESGIHTHGVLENSDTFEPGIMTPEMVGHTRRIVLGKHAGKHAVRRSLETANLNPNDEQLNHIIEKVKTIADKGKRLTDADLYAIACAVMHKPMGKPAIDLKELSVMTGNVTTPTAVVKALVNDEEKILSNIGIGPVDAALKAVTGIIGEHATISIHDFRIEAITGGSDAVAEVIVGVQDENGRIVSARSASADIVYASVEALVTAINMLLQK from the coding sequence ATTAGAAATAAAGAAATAACCATTTTTGATACTACTCTTCGCGATGGGGAACAAACCCCTGGTGTATCCCTGACCACAAAACAAAAGCTCAATATTGCAACTCAGCTTGACAAACTTGGAGTGGATACGATTGAAGCAGGTTTTCCAATTGCATCCGAAGGAGACAAGGAATCGGTTAAATCCATAGCCGAGGCAGGCCTTACTTCAGAGATCTGTGGTCTTGCCCGGGTGCTTACAAAAGATATCGACGCCTGTATAGATGCGGGAGTGGACATGGTACACACCTTCGTCTCCACATCGGACATCCAGAGGGAACATACCATACGCAAAAGTCGTGAAGAAGTACAACAAATGGCCACCCAGGCCGTGGGATACGTAAAAGACCACGGACTGAGATGTATGTTTTCTGCCATGGATGCCACACGAACCGATCTCGATTATCTGGTAGCAATCTACAGGGCAGCAGAAGAAGCCGGTTGTGATATCATCAATGTACCGGATACCGTGGGTGTTATGTCCCCGTCGGGCATGTACAATATGATAAGTGATCTTCGCCAGCAGATCAGTATACCCATAGATACACACTGTCACAACGACTTCGGGCTTGCTGTGTCAAACAGCCTGATGGCAATCGAAGCGGGCGCCAACCAGGCACAGGTGACGATTAATGGACTTGGTGAAAGAGCCGGCAATGCAGATCTGGCAGAAACGGTCATGAGTCTCAAATCCATATACGGTGCCAGCCTGAATATCAATACAGAATATATAGTTGAAACCGCCCGAATGGTTGAACGTTATACAGCTGTTCCTATTACAGCCCATCGTCCGGTAGTTGGCGAGAATGCGTTTGCGCATGAATCGGGAATCCATACCCACGGCGTCCTCGAGAATTCTGACACATTCGAACCGGGCATAATGACCCCGGAGATGGTAGGACACACGCGCCGTATCGTGCTAGGCAAACATGCCGGCAAACATGCAGTACGCAGATCCCTTGAAACTGCCAATCTTAACCCAAATGATGAACAACTCAATCACATCATAGAAAAGGTCAAAACAATAGCAGACAAGGGCAAGCGTCTTACAGATGCTGACCTGTACGCGATCGCCTGTGCAGTGATGCACAAACCAATGGGCAAGCCCGCAATCGACCTCAAAGAGCTGTCTGTAATGACGGGAAATGTCACAACACCTACAGCCGTTGTGAAAGCACTGGTTAACGATGAAGAAAAGATTCTTTCAAACATCGGAATCGGTCCCGTTGATGCAGCACTCAAGGCGGTAACCGGTATAATCGGGGAACACGCCACCATAAGCATCCACGACTTCCGCATTGAAGCAATAACCGGAGGTTCAGATGCCGTTGCAGAAGTGATAGTAGGCGTACAGGATGAAAACGGACGGATCGTATCCGCACGTTCTGCAAGTGCAGATATTGTATATGCATCCGTCGAAGCACTCGTAACCGCTATTAACATGCTCCTCCAGAAATGA